CGAGCTTGAACCACTCCTAGTTCGATCTGCTTCGTGGCAGCTGCTGTTTTTCAGGGTCGGAATGGGTGAGCCCCGCCGTAGGCTCATGATTCGATGACATCAGAGGACGACCCGTTTCACGACTGCGAGTTGGATCCCGAGACGATCCTCGGGACACACACCTTCGAAGACGTCCTGTTCACCGACGAGACGGAAACCCCGGTGAACGTGCTGACCGGCGTATCACCGGCACATTCGCGAACGACAGTCGAGGAAGCGAAGGAGTTCGCTGCGAGTATCGACACGGAGACGCCCCAGATCGCGCTCCCCGCATCCGTCGAGTCGCAGGTCGAAACACAGAGCAAGCCCTACACGGCGGCCGCGTTCTTCCACTTCAAGGCGACAGGCTCGCTCGAACGGCACCGCGCCTACCACGCCGCCTACGAGGCGGACGCGTTCGCGGTCGACTTCGAGGCAGATTACGCGTCGGGCGACCTGACCATCACTGTCGAACGAGCGGACGAATCCTGAGAATCCGCCGTCACGAGGAGAGTTTTTCGAGCGCCGGCGATGGGTGCCGGCGCAGCTGGAGCGAGCAACGATTCCCGGTGCGTCGGCGTTTCGAGGTGTTCGAGATGCATATGGTGATTTACGCCCTCGTAGAGGCATCGACGCACGACGACGCCCTGGCCACCGGAAAGTCGGTGTTCGACCGCCTGGTCGGCGCTGACCCACACGCCGGCGCCGTCTTCGACTACTACGTCACGTTCGATGAGGAGGACACGTCCGTTGCGGGGAAGGCGCGATGGGGAGAGTTGCCGACTGCAGCCCCCGTCGACTCTGATGACGGCGAAGACCTGCTCGAGCGTGGTTGGGAGGCGACGAAGGAGGAATTCGAGCGGAATCTCGACCGGGTGAAGGAGGCCATCGACGAGCTCTCAGACGAGGAGATCATGCGCGACGAGGACCTCGCCCGGCACGCCTTCCACCAGGTCGGTGCGTACGATGGCCCGACAATCTTCCTGTACACCGAACACGGAACCGGCATTCGTCACCGTGGACAGCTGGATCGACTCCTCGAGGAGAGTGAAGAGCTCTGGATCGTGCCCGCTGACGTCCACTTCTAACCAATGCCTCGCATCACCAACTGGCGACGCCAGAGCCGCTCGCCGACGCTTGCGTATCGGAACACCGAGACCGGTGCGCGAGCCGTCCTGCATCGAGCCCCGGACTCCTACCGGTACAAATGGCGTGGGGCAATCCTCGTCGACGGCTATCCGGTGTGGTCGCGGGGGTACGAGACGAAGGACGCGACGTCGTTCCGTGACGAACTCCGGGAGCGGCCGGCTCCGGACCTCAGCTGCCCGGAGTGTCCGAACAACGACGTTCGCGTCGGCGAGAAGGCAGCAGACGGGGCGAAAGTCC
The genomic region above belongs to Haloplanus sp. HW8-1 and contains:
- a CDS encoding DUF7568 family protein; protein product: MPRITNWRRQSRSPTLAYRNTETGARAVLHRAPDSYRYKWRGAILVDGYPVWSRGYETKDATSFRDELRERPAPDLSCPECPNNDVRVGEKAADGAKVQRWYDCPDCGYEAPSRIVYGPER